In Lactobacillus xylocopicola, the genomic stretch GTATTACCATTTGATGGTGTGATAGGCTTAGCAGGTGCATTATCATTTACATCAAGACTACCGGTTTTGATGTAATGGTCTAACGCAGCTGTATAATCAGCAGTTAACTGATCAACTGTAGATTGATCCACTCCCATACCCAGAGCTTTTGAATATCTGTCGCTTAGCGCGGAAGCTATTTTACTATTTTCACGCCAATTTACATCCTTAGTAGTAATATATACGATACCAGCATATTTGTTTACAATTGCGCGTAACGCTGATATATCAGCATGACTCACGTCAGCATTATTACTGTCTACTGGATGAAAGTCGCTAGATGCTAAGTCGGTTGCATCAGATGTGCTTTGGACAATATCCATGCCGTTATCATGATCTGGATCACCAATTGCTTGCCATTCACCAACATTAACGTAGGTTTCAGCAATTTTACCACCACCAAACTGAATATTACCATCACCAGGCGCGCCCATCAATGATAGTGTCAGTAAAAATGGTGACGCTGGTAGCGATTTATCTGGTGTTGTTAAATTACCTGCATATCTAGCCACCTTAGTACCAGCCGGATAAATCTTACCAGAAGGTCCCTTCAACGCATACTTCAAAGTACCGTATTGAATCCAGTTATTATAACCAGCGTGACTGGCACTAGCACTGGCTATCTGAGTGTGAGTCGTAATAAACGTAGTTGACCCCAAACCGGTTAAAGCACTAGCACACAATACGATGGCGATTTTTTGATTAAGTTTCATTTTGTCCTCCAAGCTATTTGATAATATTTACCAAATATTGTCATAAGCAAAGCCTTTATAATGGCGATTTTTAAACTTTTTTGCTAGTTTAGGGGAGCGGTACCAATGGCTTGAATACCAGAAACCTGCTCCACCAGCATCGGTCAGAACCCAGTGTCCTTTAAGCTTAGAGACGTTATAGTGTGCTCCAGCTCCGGCAGTTTGATCCCAACCATATTGAGTAACCCATTTTCGACCGCGAACTCGCATCACAGGCTCAAGATAAGTCCAATTTTTGGTCTTTTTGGTGGTTTTAACTACTGCAGGTATATACTTTGGCTTAGCATGCAAATAAAGATAAGATTTTTTGCCTTTGTTATAAAAAATCTCCTTATTTTTTGTGATAGTCCATTTTTTAATACGGTTGGCATCTTTATCAAATTGATACCAGGTGCCGCGCATTTTCTTGGGGAAGACGGCTCTGGCGGATTTTGCCTGCACGGGATTGACAGAAGTAACCGATAAACTGCCGATCGTGCTTAAGCTGATTAACGCAACCAGTGCAAGCAGATTTCTTTTGACTTTCATATGGCTTTTTTCTCCTAATCTGCTGTTGTCAGCTATAACAACATTGACCAAGTATAATTAATTTTTTTAAAGCAACTTAGTCCGCATTTTTTTCGATGCCGATGATTTTAACTTTGGTGGTGTCAAGACCATCAAAAATCGAATCTGAAGTGGAGTTAATGCCCCAGCCAGTCAGATTGATTTCAGTTAACGATTTGTCACCGGAAAACATTTCATAAGAAAATTGTAATGTACTTGTGTCCCAGCTACTTAAGTCCAAAGACTTCAATTTTTTATCTTTAGCAAACAGACTGCTTAAATTATAACTAATGCCCGTATCTACTTTATCAAGTCCGCTAATATCTTCGAGATTGTACAGCTTTGAAAACAGGTCTTTAGAATCATCTGATAAGGCTATTTCATTATCGATACTAATATGCTTGATGTCACTTGGTTTGAATGTGCGTCTTTTAGAGATATGTTTTTTCGCCTTATGAACTGCCTCATAGATTGGAGTCGTTCCTAAGATGTTATTGTTTGCGCCTTCCTTGATGTGCAGGGTCTTAGTCGTAACATCAAACTTTAAAATACAATTGTTATTTTCAGAATATTTGCTGATTTTGATGGTTTTCTTACTTTTCGCTTGAATAGTTTGAAGTGCGCCCGGTTGTTTTGGCAGAACTGTCGTTGAGACCCCAACCAGCGTGCCGGCGAGAGCTGCACTAATTATTA encodes the following:
- a CDS encoding BspA family leucine-rich repeat surface protein, yielding MLTTIQKDNNKKESLGKGVKMKNNHKIGKLIISAALAGTLVGVSTTVLPKQPGALQTIQAKSKKTIKISKYSENNNCILKFDVTTKTLHIKEGANNNILGTTPIYEAVHKAKKHISKRRTFKPSDIKHISIDNEIALSDDSKDLFSKLYNLEDISGLDKVDTGISYNLSSLFAKDKKLKSLDLSSWDTSTLQFSYEMFSGDKSLTEINLTGWGINSTSDSIFDGLDTTKVKIIGIEKNAD
- a CDS encoding SLAP domain-containing protein; this translates as MKLNQKIAIVLCASALTGLGSTTFITTHTQIASASASHAGYNNWIQYGTLKYALKGPSGKIYPAGTKVARYAGNLTTPDKSLPASPFLLTLSLMGAPGDGNIQFGGGKIAETYVNVGEWQAIGDPDHDNGMDIVQSTSDATDLASSDFHPVDSNNADVSHADISALRAIVNKYAGIVYITTKDVNWRENSKIASALSDRYSKALGMGVDQSTVDQLTADYTAALDHYIKTGSLDVNDNAPAKPITPSNGNTTTPSSGNTTPNTPSVAPSSTQRNLRLRKASYRYTKKGKRVSRKLLKRGSVVKSNGKVYRIKGKTYYRIAKNRYIRAANVKLG